Within the Deinococcus carri genome, the region TCGGTCACGGAAGGTCCTTTGCACGGAGAGCGGGAAGCCGGAAATGCGGAACAGGGTCAGGCCTCCTGGTCTGACACCCTGTCAACTTCGGTTAGCATGCCCCAGCCTTGACAGGCTGTCAAGTGACAAAATGTCAGCAAGGGGATACACTGGGGCGTGCCTGTTCTCGAACATCGCAAACGTCTCCCCTCCACCGACCGGCGGCAGCAGATTCTCGACATGAGCGCGCGGCTTTTTGTCGAGCGTGGCTACGAGGCGGTCACGATGGGCGACATCGCCAGCGCGCTGGGCATCTCCCGCCCCACGGTCTACAGCTACTTCGCCTCCACCGAGGCCGTGCTCGAAGCCCTGCTCGCCGAGCGCCTCCGCGCCCTGCTGGAGCGTCTGGAACCCCTGCTCGGGAGCCTGGACCCGCTGTCGCCTCCCGCCGGCTGCCCCTCGCCCCTGGTAGCCATCTTCCGCTTCCTGCTCGGTGAACGGGACACGCTGGCGCTGCTGCACAGCGGGGGCGGCCCCAGCTTCCGGGCCAGGCGGCACGCCTTCCTGAACGAGCTGGGCGCTCGCCTCCAGCTCCATCCGGGTCTGCACATCCGCCGGTATCCGGCCCTGCTGCTGATCGTCACCACCCTGCTCGACGGCCTGGCCTTCCGCGCCACGACCGACCCCAGCGTGGACACGGAACAGCTTGTCGAGAGTCTGGATACCTTCGTTCGCAGCGGCGTGCGCCCCTGGCTGGAGGGCAGCGGGGACACCTGACCCCGGCAGAAAGCGGAGGCCCCTCCGGCCCGCAGCTTCCGTTGAAGGCTGCCGGGGCCGGAGGGGCCAGGGGTCGGGCGGCTCAGGCTACCTGAAGCCCACCCAACATTGTCCCGCCAGGAATCAGTCCGTGGGGCAGCGCGGGCAGGCGCAGCGCCGCAGGCTCCACGGCCGCCGTGGGTGTAACGAAGTAGAACGCCAGGGCCAGCAGCAGATACACCGCCAGCAGCAGCACCCCCTCGAACCAGGTGGCCTCGCCGTCCTTGGTGACGGTCGTGACGGTCAGGGCCACCGCCACAATGGCGACCAGCTCCAGCGGGCTGGAAAACACCAGGTTCATCGGGCGGCCAATCAGGTACGAGATCAGCACCAGCAGCGGGGCGGTGAACAGGGCCACCTGAATGGTCGCGCCCACCGCGATGTTGATTGCCAGCCCGATCTTGCCCCGCCGCGCGAAGTAGCTTCCCGCGATGTACTCCGCGAAGTTGCCCACCACGGCCAGCACGATGATGCCCAGAAAGAACGGGCTGAGGCCCAGCGTGGTGCTGGTGGCCTCCAGGGCACCCGAGAGCATCTCGGACTCCAGGGCGATCAGGGCGGTGCCGCCCACCAGCACGGCCGCCGCCTGCCAGACCGGCCACAGCCGGCCCTCGTGGGGTTCTTCCTCCAGCGCGAACACGTCCTTGTGGGTGACTAGGGTGTACACCAGGTTCAGCAGGTACACCACGATCAGGACCACCGCGACCCCCAGGCTGAGGTACTCGTCCAGATTGCTTCTGAGCTGCTCGCTGCCGGCCAGGAAGGCGGGCAGCCGCTCGGTGTAGTCGAACAGCGCGGGAATCAGCAGGGCGATGACCACCAGGAACAGCATCGAATTGAGCTGTCCGGCGGTCTGCGAACTGAATTTCTGCCGGTCGCGGCCGAAACTGCCGATCAGGATGGCCAGGCCCAGGCCCAGCAGGGCATTGCCCAGGATGCTGCCGGTGATCTGCGCCTTCACGACCGTGGTATTCCCCCCCAGCAGCACGAAGATGGCGATGATCAGCTCGGCCAGGTTGCCGAAGGTCACGTTCAGCAGGCCCCCGATGGTCTGTCCGGCCCGCGCGGCGACCTGCTCGGTGGCCTTTCGCAGCCAGTCGGCCAGCGGAATGATGGCGATGGTCGCCGTGGCGAACACCCACAGCGGTGGGGCGTGGAACACATACTCCAGCAGCAGGCTGATCGGAATAAAGACCAGCAGCAGGTTCATGATCATGCCGTGAGTCTAGAGGGAGATGACCAGCCTGGCTCATCCGGGCCAGTTGCCTAGACAGCAGAGGGGTTGGAGATAAGGCTTCCGGATTTTCGCCCTGCCTTGATGATGATCTTTTCTTTGATCTTTAAAAGAAAAAAGATCTTGATGATCATCATCAAGGGGGCGCAGCGAGGGTCGACAAACACGGCGTTTTTCGCGTTTTTCGCCTGAGATGTCCGGTAGTTTGCCCCCCTAATCGCCTGAGTTGTCCGGTAGTTTTGGGGTCAAATCGCCTGAGATGTCCGATAGCCGACCCCCCGAACCGCCTGAGATGTCCGATAGTGAGTTTTGAAGAGCGGGAGCAGGAAAAAAGACTGTCCCAGAGGGAGTTTTTCGCCTGCTTCTATCGGGAGGCGTCGAAAAACCGCCTGAGATGTCCGATACCCCCTGCGCCGGATCGCCTGAGATGTCCGATATCGCATTCTGCTGACGGGGCAGGTATCATGGAACGTCACCGACGGGAGGAAACCTGGCCTTGGCTCCGCGCACACGTCAGCCAAAAAAATTGCCCACGCCTCCCCAGGAGATCCGGCGGATCGACGAGGCGAATGTCGGGCGTCTTGGCCTGATCAGTATTCAGGAGCGGATCCCGGAAAGCTATACCTCCTGGAGTGTGGATTTTGAGGTCGATGGGCGGCCTGCGCGGCTGAGTTGCGACGCGGTGCCCAAGTACGGTGGGGTGCCGCATGGCCTGGACGGCGATATCGCCACGGCCCTGGTGGACCTGTATGTGGAGACAGGTTGCCCGGAGGACGGTGTGCTCCTCACGACGGCCTACCAGATTCTCAAGCGGGCGGGCCTGGACGATTCGGGGCGGTACTACCAGAACCTGCGCCAGACCCTCTACCAGCTGCGCACAGCCACCTACAGCGCCTCCGAGTCGTGGCGGGACCACCGCCGCC harbors:
- a CDS encoding helix-turn-helix domain-containing protein; the encoded protein is MPVLEHRKRLPSTDRRQQILDMSARLFVERGYEAVTMGDIASALGISRPTVYSYFASTEAVLEALLAERLRALLERLEPLLGSLDPLSPPAGCPSPLVAIFRFLLGERDTLALLHSGGGPSFRARRHAFLNELGARLQLHPGLHIRRYPALLLIVTTLLDGLAFRATTDPSVDTEQLVESLDTFVRSGVRPWLEGSGDT
- the cax gene encoding calcium/proton exchanger, whose product is MIMNLLLVFIPISLLLEYVFHAPPLWVFATATIAIIPLADWLRKATEQVAARAGQTIGGLLNVTFGNLAELIIAIFVLLGGNTTVVKAQITGSILGNALLGLGLAILIGSFGRDRQKFSSQTAGQLNSMLFLVVIALLIPALFDYTERLPAFLAGSEQLRSNLDEYLSLGVAVVLIVVYLLNLVYTLVTHKDVFALEEEPHEGRLWPVWQAAAVLVGGTALIALESEMLSGALEATSTTLGLSPFFLGIIVLAVVGNFAEYIAGSYFARRGKIGLAINIAVGATIQVALFTAPLLVLISYLIGRPMNLVFSSPLELVAIVAVALTVTTVTKDGEATWFEGVLLLAVYLLLALAFYFVTPTAAVEPAALRLPALPHGLIPGGTMLGGLQVA